The DNA window CCAACGCTATCCAGAGGTACGCACAGAGTTCCGGCGATAGCGTCCCCCACTTCGAGATTTGGAACGCGGACAGCGGAACGTCGTCGCCCTGACGGATGGTGAGGCTCGACCCCTTCAGCGACACGTCGTCGGAGTAGATGATGTTGATACGCGACCCGTCCGGGAGCGTCGAGTCGACGATGGGGTGCGCGTCGGAGATGGGGTCGCCGATGCGTTCACCCATGTTTCTGAGCCAGTTGTCGAACTGGTCCGTCGAGTCGAACTCGACGGTGGTCTCGAGCAGGCCGAACACGCCGTGGTCGACGTCGACCTGGTTGGGTCCGATGACGTGAATGTCCTCGTTCGCCGGGTCGCGCATGATGGGTTCGAGCGGACCGAGACCCACGATGTCGCGCACTAACCGGTACTGTATCTTCTCGTACGTCTCCTCGGTCACCTGCACCGGACCGAGGTCGAGTCGCTGAATCAGCTCTTGGACGCGACCCTCTTGGGCCCCTTCGATGGCGACGATCTCCTCGAGGAGTTCTTGAATCCGGTCTTCGTACTCGACGTCCTCCTCGGGCGCGGGCTTCGACACCGAGCGTTCGAGGAGCTTGTCCTTCACCTGATCGAAGATGTCGTGTTCCTTCTCGTCGAGTTCGGGTTCGATGGCGTAGTACTTCGTCGTCTCGCCGAAGTTCCCGTACACCTGCGCGTATATCGGTCCGCCGAGGTGATAGACGATGTTCGGTCGGCGCGACTCGTGGTCGCCCGTCGGTTCGTCGATGAGCATCGGAAATTCGCCGGTAATCTGCTTGAACCGCTTGAGGTGCTCACGCAGGTGGGACCACCGCATCGCGTGCTGTTTCAGGTCGTCCGAAATCGCGGATGAGCCGTGGTCCGTCGGCATTATGCGACACTCCTACTTTCGATGACGATGCCGATTCCGGACCGGACGGAGAACCCGACGCGGTCGCCGACCTGTTCGCCCATCCCCGCGAACCGCTTGACGAAGATGTTCCGGCGCACGTCGTTCCCGACTTCGACCATCTCCAGTTCGAGGAACACGTCGGCGATGGAGCGGAACGGCCCGATCGCCTCGTCGTCGACCGTCGAGGGGTCGACGGTGAGGACGATGGTCTTGCCCTTCGTCGTCAGGTCGCGGAAGAACGAGATGATTTCGAGGGCGGCCTGTCGCTCCTCGTTCTGCCGGACGAGTGCCTCGAACTGCGGGTCGTTCCGCAGGATGGCGTCGAACGTGTCGATGATGATGACGTCGCCGTCCCAGAGGGTGTCGGCGTCCATCAGTCGTCGGAGCAACTGTTTCCGCTCTTGCTCCGCGGACCCTCCCGTCAGCGCACCGGAGGCGTCTATCTCCGCTTGGAGGAACAGAACCTCCTCGTTCAGCAGGGGCTTGACCACGTCGTACGACAGCGAGTGCATCTGGTCGAGGAAACCGCGGACGCCCAACTCGGTCGATACGAGCGTCGTAACGATGTCCTCTTGGCAGAACCCGTAGGTGAATCGCTGCGAGAGGACGCTCTTTCCGGCACCGTAGTCCCCCTCGATGAGGACGATAGCGCCCTTCGGTAGTCCCCCGCCGAGTTCCTTCTCTAAGCGGTCGTGCTGTCCCAATCCGAGAGGAAAGTGATTTGCGTTCATTAGTTCGTCCTGAATTTGAATATCTCTTCGTCGCCGTTGATGACGACTTTCGCACGGTGGTCGCCCGATTCGAGCGACAGTTCGGACACCGTCACTCTGACCACGCCGTGCGGTCGCCAGTCGGTACTTCCGTCGACGATGGAGACGCTCACGTTCGTCTGGTACTTCGAGTCGACGATGACGTCGAACGTCTTGCCCGTCGCCGGGAGGGTACTGAGCCCGGTGTTTTTCACCAACAGTGTGAGGTTACCCTCCGAACTGTTGTAGACGCCAGCCTCGCTGTCGCTTATCACCTCGATGTCGGTTCTGATGTTCTCGGTCACGTCGCCGCCGCGTTCGTCGAGGGCGTTGCTGATACCGCCGACCGTGTCGATGAGGACGCCTGCGACTCCCGCCGCGATGACGAGGCTGGCGATAAAGAGGATGAGGCTCGGAGCGGAGACGTCCGCCATCTTAGCTCACCACCGTCACGGTTCTCGTGTCGGAGACGCCCGTCTCGGTGACGAGCTTCACGCGCGAGGCGTTGGTCCCCAAGTCGATGCGGAGCGTCTCCCCGGGCGCCCAGAGGTCGGTGTTCATCTCTCCGTCGACGTACGTGTTGTTACCGGACACGTCCTGGTACTCGTTGTCCGCGAGCACCGTCGTATCCCGAACCGAGAGCGTCGTCGAACCGGTGTTGTTGGCACGAATCACGACTCCGTTCCCGTCGCTGGTGTTGTACGTCGCATTGAAGATGTCTATTCCCGTGTTCCGTTGGTCGAGGAGACGCTCGTGGTTCTCCTGTTCGGCCTCCGTCAGTCGCTCGGCGGTACCCGCCGCTGCGGTGTACAGCGTGCCCGTACAGATGAGCACGCCGAGGAAGATTATCGCCGTCGAGCCACTAACGCCGAAGCCCACCGCGACCCCCTCTCCGTCCGTGAGCGGAGAGCTCTTCGAGCAGACGCGCCTCGGCGACGTCGCCCGCCAGTCGGCTGATGTACGTCAGGCTCTCCTTGTGGTGTTCGACGCGCAGGTCACGCGGCTCCTCCGTCGCCGTCGCGGACGCCGCGTTCCGCACGTGGGCGTTCATCTTCCGCTCGACGTGCCGCGAAATCCACTCCTGTTCTCTGTACTGTCGAAGCGCGCGGGCCGCGCCGATCGCGCCGCCGACGGAGACGAGGAACCGAGTCCACTCCAGCGCGACCGACTCCGCGATGTAGCTCGCGGGCAGGCTGGTGAGGTACTCCGGACCCTCGGCGACGTCGGCGCTCGCACCGTATCCGGACTGCGGTTCGGTTCGGCCCGACCGGGGCTGAGACCGGCTCTGCGTCGGTGCGGGCTGCTGTTCGACCGGTTCCGGCTCCGGTTCCGGCTCGGGCGTCTCCGTCGCGGCCTCGTGGTCGAACTCGAACGCCTGCGATTGGTCGTCCGACTCGGTCTCCGCGTCGTCCTCCTCGAAGTACGCGTCCGACTCGGCGGCGTCCGCCTCGTCGGCGGACGACTCGTCGGGGGACTCGCCGACCAACTCCTCGGTCGTCGGCATCTCGGAGTCGTCGGAAGCGATGTCCGCCTCGTCGAGGGGCGACTCGTCGACGGCCTCCTCTTCGTCGTCGCCGTCCTCGTCGAGATCGTCCTCCCAGCCTTCGCCCTCCTCGTACTCGGATTTCAGGTCGTCGAAGCTCGACCCGCCGCCGGACGACGATTCGGTCTCCTCCTCGGAGTCGTCGTCGCCGTCGTCTAAGGCGTCGGCCGGGCTCTCTCGTTCCTCTTCGGCGAGTTCGTCCCCGGCGGCCAACTCGGCCTCGGCCTCGCCGGCCTCGGCGTCGATTTCGCCGAAGTCCTCGTCGAAGAAGCTCTCGGCGTCGGCGTTGGCGACGTCGGGGTCGAGGTTTTCGTCCTCTTCCTCCTCGCCTTCGAAGATGCCGAACGAGCCGCCCCCTTCGAGGCCGCCCATCTCGCGGGCGTCGTCCACGAACGGGTTGATGCCGCGAGTAACCATCTCGTAGATGTCGAGGAGCTTCCTGATCGTGTCGTCGAGTTCTTCGACCGTCTCCCCTATCTGTTTGTTCTCCTCGCGGACGGTGTTCATGCCGGACGAGACGGCGCTCAGTTCGTTCTCGAGGTCGGAGATGCGGTCTTCGAGTTCGGCGACCGTCGAGTCGTCGACGGAACCGCCGCCTCCGCCGCCGTCTCCGAAGTCGTCGCCGTCTCCGAAGTCGTCGCCGTCCTCGAACTCGTCACCGTCTCCGAAGTCGCCGAAGTCGTCGGAGAGGTCGTCGAGGTCCTCGTCGAACCCGAGTCCGTCGGTGGCGACGGTGTTCTCGCCGTCGGACGGCGAATTCTCGTCGTGTCCGTCCATCCAGTCCATCATTCCCATCTGTCTCGCCTCCGTCTCCGCTGAGGGTCACGCGGGGTCGACGCTCCCGCCGGCGGGAGCGAACGACGCCCGCTATCCCGACGCGCGTCGTCGGTTGTGGATACGAGACGGGGTCTCGCGTCCCGCAAGCCGGGACGCTGTCGCGTGACCAGACCGTCTCTGGCGGGTAGTCGAACGTCGCTCGACGCCGTCCGACCACGCGTACGTGACCGACGAGAGTGTCTCGCCGACGGCGCCGCCGAACGGCGTTTCGTGGGCCATCGGACACCGCTCGATGACAGCGCAGAGTCACGCTCTGCGGGCCACCGAACCGGCTCCGGTGACGACACCGAACCGTCGTGGCGGTAACGCGCCGACTCCCGACCGGATCGGGTCTCCGGGCTCGGGGGTGCAGGTAGCATTGATCCTACGGTACTTACAGTAATACAAGAATGTTCGCTTTCGATTATCAGCCGTGATATCGGCAAAACCGAGAACCCGGTCCGTCGACCGACCGAATATCTCGACGGCCGCGGCGCATCGACCGACGGACGGGTGTAAGAAGAATTAACCGGATGGGGAACCGACCCTCGTACCGATAACCTTCCACGGAAGTCACCCAATCATGCCAGAGTTCGTCAAGACAGGGGTCGAGGGACTCGACTCCATCCTCAACGGCGGCATCGTGAAGAACGCCGCGGTACTTATCAGCGGAAATCCGGGTACCGGTAAGAGTATCCTCGGACTGCAGTACCTCTACAACGGCGTCGACAAGTACGACCAAGGCGGCATCTACCTCACTTTCGAGGAGTCGGAGGAGGACATCCGGCAGGCGGCGGAGTCCATCGGCTTCGAGAAGTGGGACGAGTACGTCGAGGACGGCCGAATCAAGGTGTACGACAAGCGCACGCTCCTGCGCGACGGCGACTTTTCGGCGACGCTCGACCGGATCCTCGGCGACCTGCAGGACACCAACTACGACCGACTCGTCCTCGACTCGCTGACGATGTTCCAACTCTTCTTCGAAGACGAGAAGGAGCAGCGACAGTACCTCCTGAAGTTCATCGACATCCTGAAAGATAGCGGCCTCACGTCGCTTCTCACGACCGAACAGTCGGCCATCTTCCCCGAGACGGAGATCGGGTTGGAGAACTTCCTGACCGACGGGAACATCTACCTCATCCAGAGTCCGGCGGGAGCGACGAGCAACCGGTACGTCTGGGTCGCGAAGATGCGCAAACAGTCCATCAAAAACTCCATGTTCCCCTTGGAGATCAACCAAGGCGGCATCCAGATATACGAACAGGCCGCCGGGTTCTCGATGGTCGGCGAATCGCCGCCGTGGTTCGGCGAAGAAGACGGCCTCGAATAGTCGGCCCTTCGTTTTTTCGTCCGCGTCACGACGCTTCGGAGCGTCGAGCCGGTCGTTCGCTCGAACGCCGCGAGTCGACGGACCGGCCGTCGCGCCGTCGCGTCCGCTCCGCTATCGGGCGTGGAAAATGAAAGAAGTCGAGTAGTCGTTGCCGATACCGAAGAGGTGGACGAACTTAGAGTTCGACCGGCTGACCCTGGCTCTTGCCCGCGAGCTGCTGGGGCATCGTCAGCATGACCTGCGTCGTGCCGCCCGTTCGGCTGGTGATCTCGAGACGGACCTGTTCGCCCGTGTTGAGTCCACCGTCACCGCTCTCGATAGCCGACGTGTTGAGTTTGACCTCGTAGCGGTCGTTCATGCTGTTGAGAACGCCGAAGGAACCGTCGTCGTCAGTGACCTTCTGGAGCGCGAAGTACTCCCCGTCGGCGGTCTTGTCGGTCGAGTTCGTCACCGTCTGTACCTCGGAGTCGCTGAGGTACTTTATGGACGTCTGGTCCATGTCGACGCTGCTGGAACCGGCGGCCAGACGGACGGTCATCGTGATGTTTGCGATGTCCGTGTTGTTACCGACCGTACCGTGGGTGTTCAGAACCTCGACGCGGTTCGTGACCTTGTTGACGCTTTCCTGACCCGCATCCTCGGCAGTCGCCTGGAGGAAGCCGGCCGTGTTCACGAGGACGCCCGCCGCGATCGCCGCGACGAGAACCATCGCGATGAACACGATGAGCGTACCGATACCGACCTGACCGCGATCTTCTTCGTTGAATATGTTTTTCATGTCAATTACTCCTTAGAGGGGAACCGGGTCGTCGTCGCTCTGGCCCGCGAGCTGCTGGGGCATCGTCAGGATGACCTGCGTGGAGCCACCGGACCGGCTCGTAATCTCGAGCTTGACCGAGTCGCCGGTCGAGACACCCGCGCCGTTCTGCTCGACGACGGACGTGTTGATGATGAGCTCGTAGCGGTCGGCCTGACTGTTCAGAACGGGGTACGACGCGTCGTCGTCGTCGTTGAGCGCGTACGCCGTGAACTCGGTGTGGTTGAGACCTTCGTTAGCACCGGTGGAGTTGTACTTGTGGACAGCTCCGAGCTCGGTCCCGTTGTTACTCGTCGAGTTCTTGTAGACGAGGTTCTTCGCCGTAGATCCGCTCACGTACTTTATCGACGTGTCTTCGAGCGACACACTACCGGACCCGGCGGCCAGACGGACAGTCAGGTTGAGACTGTCGACGGCCAGGCCGTTACTGGTGTCGTTGACCATACCGTGCTTACTGACGACGTCGACACGGTTGGTTACCTTATTCACACTTTCCTGTCCAGCATCCTGCGCAGTCGCCTGGAGGAAGCCGGCCGTGTTCACGAGGACGCCCGCCGCGATCGCTGCGACGAGGACCATCGCGATGAACACGATGAGAGTTCCGATACCGACCTGACCGCGGTCGGCGTTGTTTTCTTCGAACATGGGTTAGTTATCTCCAAATCGGTCCTCCACCCCCTCGCCGGAGGTGAAGACCTACGATGCTGAAAATCATCGTATCCTACATAACGGTACGGGCCCGATTTTCGGAGATGATAATCGGGGGCGTGTGCGTCGAATTAATGAAATACTACGCGCACGCGGGCGAATGAAGAATTACAATGGAGTGAGAGCAGGTAGCACGCGGCGAGACCTCTCTACGAACGTGGGGCAGAGTCGAATACGCTGAAGAATCAGTCGTGTGCGATCTGACGCCAGACGTCGTCGAGTTTGTTTTTCACCTCGGGTCGTTCCGTCACGGCGACGTTGTAGTCGTCCTCGTCGAAGCTGATGACTATCTTGTCCACCTCGCGCCGGTAGACGTTCGTCCGGCGGTGTTCGTCAGAGAGGACCCTGTCGTGAAGTTCCAGAAGGCCGGCGGCGGTGAGTTCCTCGATGCGACGGTAGCACGTCGCGATCGGGATGTCGAGCATCTCGCTGAACTCCTGCGCCGAGTGCGGTTCGTCCGCGGCGCGTAAGATGTCCGGGTTGTATTCGTTGCCCAACGCTGCAAGGGTCCTGTCAGACTCCATAGATGGGGGTAGGTCTGTCGTGAGTCCATGTGAATGTGTTGGTTACCAGTATGACTCGAAGTCGAAAACGTCGCCCGAGTTATCGGGTGGATAACCGTCAGGCCTCGGACATCAATCAGCTGAACTGTCAGCGATGGGCTTAATATTCCCCCGCCGGGACCAAGCATCATGGCTCCCGGAAATCCGCCCGAAGACAGAAGCCGTCGCCGCCGGGAGGAGGAGGGCGTCATCGGCCCGAACGAACTCGACTACTCGGACGACGAACGCGTCGCCCAGATTCGAGACGGTCGGTACGTCGTCGCCACGGACAACGACGAGAAACCGCGCGTGGACGAAGAGGAGTCACCGCCCAGAGAGGCCGAGGAGGAACGCACCCTCGAAGAACGCGGGAACTTCGCGAAGCAGCAGATGGCGCGGTACGTCTCGGACAAGGGTTCGAGTCACGGCATCGCCGTCACCGCGTCGTTCGGCGGGCGGGTCGCCCAACGCGAACGGTTCTCCGACGACATCGCGACGGCGTTCGGCGACGTCGTCCAGTGGTACGCCGACCAAGTCGACGCCGACGCGACGCCCCAGGAGGTGTTGGGCATCCTCCTTTTGGCCTCCGACACCGACGTCGCGTTCCCGACCAAAGTTCTCGCCCCCGTCCTGCGAACGCACGGCCTCACGACGGACGACTCCATCGGCGAGTTAGTCGAGGCGTTGGGCAGTGACGGACTGCAGATACCCCCGGAGAATCGCTAATCGCGCTACCGGGACGCGGCGGGCGGGAGCGGGCGGCGTACCGACGCGGACGCACCCTATCAACGCTGATAATAGGGAGCGAGGGTTTATAGACCGTTTCTCGGAACAGTCTCTCCATGGCAAGCACCGTACTGGTTGTGGACGACTCGGCGTTCATGCGGAACCTGCTGAAGCAGTTGCTCGACGGAGAGCACGAAGTAGTTGGGGAAGCCGAGAACGGCGTCGAAGCCGTCGAACTCTACCGAGAACTCGGGCCCGACGTCGTGACGATGGACGTCGTGATGCCCATCAGAAATGGAATCGAAGCGACGACAGAGATCAAGTCGATGGACTCCTCGGCGTCGGTCATCATGTGCACCTCCGTCGGACAGGAAGAGAAGATGCGCGAGGCGGTCGAAGCGGGCGCAGACGGGTACATCACGAAACCCTTCCAGAAGCCCAACGTCCTCCAAGCCATCGACGACGTGGTGAGCGTCGAGGCATGAATCTCGACGTCCAGTCGTTACGAACGTTCAGCCGGCTCGCCCACTCGGGCGCAGAGCGCGCCGCGGGGTCGCTCACGCAGTTGACCGGCGTCGAAACGTCCGTCAACGTCACCAAGATCGAAGTGAGCACGCGCGGCGACGTCGAACGAGAGTTCGTCGAACAGGACCTCGTCAGCGTCCACATCGGATTCAACGGCGGTATCGACGGGCGGACCGTGCTCGCGTTCGACCGTGACAAGGCGGTCGAACTCGTCGACGTCCTCGTTCCGGGGGCCGCGGAACAGCCCGACGGAGAGATGGCGACGAGCGGACTGAAAGAGCTCGGTAACATCATGCTCGGCGGCTTCATCGACGGCTGGGCCGACTTCCTCGAAACGTCGATAGACATCACGACGCCGACGTTCGTCGACGTGGAGAGTCAAGGCGCGTTGGACGACATCACGGGCGATTCCGGGTTCGAGATGGACACCGGCGAGGACCACGTCCTCGCGTTCCGGAACCAACTCGAGACCGCAGACGAGAAGGTCAACTTCCAGATCTACATGCTCCCGACCCACGATTCCATCGAGACTATCTCGACTATCGCCGGGTCGGAGGGGAAGACGGTGCCCGTCGAATCGTTCACCTCCTTCTCCGAGATGATCACGGACGGCGCGGAGCAGGCCTCGGAGGACCTGACGGCGATGACCGGAAGCGACACGACGGTCGAAGTGAGTCGCCTCAGTTTCGTCCCCATCGAAGCCGTTCCGATGGAACTCACGGAGGAGACCCGCCTCGGCGTCGTGTTGGAGTTCGAGGGGTTGCCGTCCGGCTACATCGCGATTCTGTTCGACGAGGAGTCGGCGGACAACCTCGCGGAGTCGCTCATGCCGGGAATGGAGGCGGACGCGGCGATGCGCCAAAGCGCGATTCAGGAGATAGGCAACATCACCACGTCGGGGTTCCTCGACGGGTGGGCGAACGCGCTCGAGACGACGATAGAGATTTCGCCGCCGACGTACGTCGAAGACCTCGGCTCGGCGATAATCGACCCGCTCGCCACCGAGCTCGCACAGTCGCAGGAACACGCGTTCCTCATCGACTCGACCATCGTCACCGACGACGACGAGTTCACGTGCGACATCTACGCCCTCCCGAACGAAGCGCAACTCCGCGAGGCGCTCAATCGCCTTGCGGCGGAAGCGTAACTCGCGTCGGGGGCGAACCCCCGGCTCACCACCGGGAACCGTCCTCGTCGTGACGTCCGACAAACCACTATGAAAGTATACACGAGCGAGACGCAGAGTACGCACCGGACGAAGGAGCGAATCAAAGTCGGCATCGCGGACTTCGCCGTCGGAACCGGCGAGACGACCCTCGTAACGAGCGGGCTCGGTTCCTGCGTCGGCATCGCGGTGTTCGACGCCCAGCAGTCCGTCGGCGGCCTCGCGCACGCGATGTTACCGACCGCCGACGGCGACGAGAACGACGCGAAGTACGTCGACACCGCCGTCCCGGCGCTCGTCGGGGCGATGGAGAAAGAGGGGGCCGTTCCCGGCAACCTCCGGGCGAAGCTGGCGGGCGGTGCGACGATGTTCGAGTTCACGTCGGCCGAAGAGAGCATCGGCGACAGGAACGTGGTCGCGGCGCGCGACACGTTGGATTCGCTCGATATCCCGCTCGTCGCCGAAGACGTCGGCGGCGACTACGGCCGTTCGCTCCAGTTTTCCGTCCGCTCCGCCGACCTCCGCGTTCGGAGCGCGAACGCCGGCGTAAGCACTCTCTGATAACGAGAAATCGCACGACTGCGCCGGTTGTTATCTCAGATGATATCCGGATCCCCGGATTTATACGTTCACTGACGCGACGCGATTATCATGATTACTCTCCGCACAGCGGTCGGTGGCGTCGGCCGCCGACTGGGACTGGTCGCCGACCGCATCGGGTCGCTCGCGCCCGAGCGGATTCGGCGGAGCTACGCGCGTAAGTTGGCCGCGCTCTTTCTCGTCGTCCTCCTTTTGTTCGCCGGGTTCGCGGCGATGGAGTACCGAGCCGTCTCCGAGAAGGTCCACGCCAACGAACAGGAGGAGCTCCAACAGACCGCCGAACTGCAGGCGACGCAGCTCGGCGAGTGGATGAGCCAACGCCGCGAGACGGCCCGGATGCTCTCGGCGTACGGCATCTACGACCAGCACGAATCGCTCGTCAGCGAGCGGTTGACTCGCGAGGTGGACAAGCTTCCGGCCGGCTACCGGGCCATCCACTACGTGGACACGAACAGCGGGAAAGTCGTGGCCAGCTCCGACGAGTCCGCCGTGGGAACGACGCCGTGGAAGGGGACGGACCTCGTCGCGTCCGCGGGGTCGTCGTTCTCCCAAAACGTCGTCCGGTCGTCCCCGTACGCCTCTCGGTCGGGCGAGCGAGTCATCGCGTTCGCGTCCGGAGTCCAGACGCGCCCCGCGCGCGCCATCGTCGTGACCGCCGACGTGTCGGCGTTGGAGAGCAGGCTCGACACCTCCGTCGAGGGGTCGTTCGTCCGCGTCGTCTCGACGGACGGCGACGTGATGTTCGACGGAAGCGGCGCGGAGTCGCCGTCGCTCAGGTCCGACGGGGAACTGCTCTCTCTCGCCCAGAGCGGCAAGAGCGGCGTGACGGAGCGTCCGGCCGACGACTCGATGGACGAGAAACACCTGCTCGCGTACGCGCCGACGGGCGAGGGGTCGGTCGTCCTCGTGTACGCGCCGACGCGGACGGCGTACGGCCTCCAACACACCGTCGGGACGCACGTCTTCCTCATCGTCGGCCTCGCCGTCGTCTCCCTCGCCGGAGTCGGGGGCGTCCTCCGCCGGAACACGGTGACGCCGCTGAACCGACTCAACTCGACCGTAGACCGACTGCGGGCGGGCGAACTCGACGCGAGCGTCGAATCGAGCCGAGACGACGAGTTCGGCGACGTGTTCGCGGGCATCGCGCAGATGCGCGACGACCTCCGGGACCAACGGGCGGACGCCGAGGCGTACCGCGAGGTGATGGAGCGCACCGCCGACGGCGACCTGACCGCCCGGATGGACGAGGAGAGCCGTTCGCAGGAGATGTCCACCATCGCCGAGGCGTTCAACGACATGATGGACGAACTGTCCGCGACGGTGCGTCGGGTCTCGCAGTTCGGCGAGGACGTGGCCGAACTCGGGCGGGAAGTCGCGGCGAGCACGGACGAGGTGAGCGAGCGGAGCAGAGCGGTGAGCGAGTCCATCGAACAGATATCCGCCGGGGCCGCCCAGCAGTCGTCGGGCATCGCGCAGGTGTCCGAAGAGATGGACGACCTCTCGGCGTCCATCCAGCAGATAGCCTCCGCCGCGGACGAACTCGCCACGCTCTCCGAGGAGACGGCGGAACGCGCCCACGGCGGGGCCGACGCCGCGACGGACGCCCTCGACGGGATGGACGACATCCGCGCGGAGACCGAACGCACCGTCGAGGAGATAGAGCGACTCGACGGTCATCTCCGCGAGATAGAGGCCGTGGTCGGAGTCATCTCCGACGTGGCCGAGCAGACGAACATCCTCGCGTTGAACGCGGAGATAGAGGCCGCCCGCGCGGGCGAGGCCGGCGAGGGGTTCGCCGTCGTCTCCCACGAGGTGAAATCGCTCGCCGAGGAGACCCAAGAGTCCGCTTCGGAGATATCGGCCCTCGTCGAGGACATCGCCGAACAGAGACAGCGCGTCGTCCGGCGCGTCGAACGGATGCAGGAGGGCGTCCGGTCCGGCGCGGAGGACGTCGAAGGAGCGCTCGATTCCCTCGACGACATCGTCGTCCGCGTCGAGGAGACGAACGACAGCGTGTTGGAGATAACCGACGCGACCGGCGGACAGGCCTCCTCCTCCCAAGAGGTGCTGTCGATGGCGGACGACATCGCCAGCATCGCGGAGGAGATGACCGCCGAGGCGGGTGCCGTCGCCGAGACCGCCGAGGAGCAGACGGCGACGGTGGACGACGTGAACGAGCAGATGCAGTCGCTCTCGACGGACACCGACCGACTCGTGACGATGCTCGACCGCTTCGAGGTTGCGGGGTCCGACGGGCGACCCGACGCGGCGGCCGACGGCGAACGTTCGCTCCGTGAGGAACCGACCGGCGGGGACCGGACGTCCGAGGAGGCGCCCGCCGTCGGGACCGAACCGGACGCCGGCGACGAATCGGGGTCGGACGGCGACCCGCCGTCCGCCGACGAACCGGCGTCCGACGCCGAGGCCGAGTCCGGATTCGAATTCGACTCGGTGACCGCCTCCGACGGCGACGCCGAACCGTCGGACGGCGACGAGCAGTCGGAGGCGACCGATGCGGAGAGCGATTTCGCCGCCCCGGATGGCGACGACTCCACCGTCGCCGACGCCGCCGAGGAGAGTGAGACGGAGGCGACGGCGCGTCCGACGCCCGACGGCGGTCACGCTGACGACGACTGAACGACTCTCGAACGCCTCCGACCCTAGTTATCTGTTTTGATAATATCGGGGGCAGGTTTATCCCGGTCCCGCGGATTGGCACTCACAACACGACGACGCCTTCCGTGACCGACGGGCGGCGTCTTTGCCGCGGCGCGTTCGACCGACGAACCGTCGTGAGCGAGGTGAGGCTGATGAAGATAGATCCCGAAAACTACGACCTCCGAGAACTCCGGCGTATCGCCGACGAACGACGGGCAGACCGCAACGGACGAACGTCCGAGGCCGACGAAGCGTCCGACGAGGACGAGGCCGACGGACGGCGACCGCGACGCGAGGGCCCGCCGAACCGAAGCGGTCGAAACGACGGCCGCCGGTCCCGTGAGGACCGGGACGCGCCGCGTCGAGACGAGTCGCGCCGGAACGGCGAGAGCCGACGCCGAAGCGACGACAGACCGCGCCGGAACGACGACCACCAGCGCCGAAGCGGCGACCAGCGCCGAAGCGACGACCGACCGCGTCGGAACCGAAACGGCCGGTCCGACGAACTCAGTCGCCCCCGACAGGGACACTCAGACCACGGCGACGCGCAGGACGAAGTCGTCAGAGCGGACCGCCTCGCGAGCGAAATCGGCCTCGGTCGCCCGTTCGGCGACTCCTCCCGCGACGGACGCCGAGGAACCGGCCGCGCCGAGAACGACCGCGGACGCGCGAACGACGGTCAGCGCCGAGGTTCCCGTAACGGCCACCGTCGGGACGCCCGCGACGA is part of the Halopelagius longus genome and encodes:
- a CDS encoding methyl-accepting chemotaxis protein; amino-acid sequence: MITLRTAVGGVGRRLGLVADRIGSLAPERIRRSYARKLAALFLVVLLLFAGFAAMEYRAVSEKVHANEQEELQQTAELQATQLGEWMSQRRETARMLSAYGIYDQHESLVSERLTREVDKLPAGYRAIHYVDTNSGKVVASSDESAVGTTPWKGTDLVASAGSSFSQNVVRSSPYASRSGERVIAFASGVQTRPARAIVVTADVSALESRLDTSVEGSFVRVVSTDGDVMFDGSGAESPSLRSDGELLSLAQSGKSGVTERPADDSMDEKHLLAYAPTGEGSVVLVYAPTRTAYGLQHTVGTHVFLIVGLAVVSLAGVGGVLRRNTVTPLNRLNSTVDRLRAGELDASVESSRDDEFGDVFAGIAQMRDDLRDQRADAEAYREVMERTADGDLTARMDEESRSQEMSTIAEAFNDMMDELSATVRRVSQFGEDVAELGREVAASTDEVSERSRAVSESIEQISAGAAQQSSGIAQVSEEMDDLSASIQQIASAADELATLSEETAERAHGGADAATDALDGMDDIRAETERTVEEIERLDGHLREIEAVVGVISDVAEQTNILALNAEIEAARAGEAGEGFAVVSHEVKSLAEETQESASEISALVEDIAEQRQRVVRRVERMQEGVRSGAEDVEGALDSLDDIVVRVEETNDSVLEITDATGGQASSSQEVLSMADDIASIAEEMTAEAGAVAETAEEQTATVDDVNEQMQSLSTDTDRLVTMLDRFEVAGSDGRPDAAADGERSLREEPTGGDRTSEEAPAVGTEPDAGDESGSDGDPPSADEPASDAEAESGFEFDSVTASDGDAEPSDGDEQSEATDAESDFAAPDGDDSTVADAAEESETEATARPTPDGGHADDD